A DNA window from Balneolaceae bacterium contains the following coding sequences:
- a CDS encoding amidohydrolase gives MDKDRIQKLVDVHFDRMVADRRHIHRNPELSYQEHETTRFILDALEELGIPADRPLETGCVGVLEGGRSSDRVVALRADIDALAMSEEGEHKQEFLSQKEGVAHCCGHDSHTANLLGAARVLAELREEIEGTVLLVFQPGEEKLPGGGRLLCETGYLQEKGVDVIYGLHSSPHYEPGTVAVKEGPFMARPDEFTVEIIGKGGHAAYPHQAVDPIVLASQVVGQLQTIVSRNVRPTEAAVVTVGSIHGGTAFNIIPEKVTLEGTVRTFSADTAGMIRNRIESIVKGVTESAGARYTFDFNHGYPAVMNTPWATEELRGAAAELLGEEKVKRMDDPIMAGEDFAFYQQHFPGVFFLLGSGHERSGSTWSWHHPRYNVDEACFRTGAALMAGLVFRPLAPTN, from the coding sequence ATGGACAAGGATCGCATTCAAAAGCTGGTGGACGTCCACTTCGACCGCATGGTGGCCGACCGCCGTCATATTCACCGCAACCCGGAACTGAGTTACCAGGAGCACGAAACCACCCGCTTCATCCTGGACGCCCTGGAGGAACTGGGTATCCCGGCCGACCGCCCCCTGGAAACCGGTTGCGTGGGCGTGCTGGAGGGAGGGCGCTCCTCCGATCGCGTGGTGGCCCTGCGGGCCGATATCGACGCCCTCGCCATGAGCGAGGAGGGCGAGCACAAGCAGGAGTTTCTCTCGCAGAAGGAGGGGGTGGCCCACTGCTGCGGTCACGACAGCCATACGGCCAACCTGCTGGGCGCGGCCCGCGTGCTGGCGGAGCTGCGCGAGGAGATCGAGGGCACGGTGCTGCTGGTCTTTCAGCCGGGGGAGGAAAAGCTGCCGGGCGGGGGACGCCTGCTCTGTGAGACGGGCTACCTGCAGGAGAAGGGGGTGGACGTGATCTACGGGCTCCACTCGAGCCCCCACTACGAACCGGGTACCGTCGCCGTGAAGGAGGGGCCCTTTATGGCGAGGCCGGACGAATTCACCGTCGAAATCATCGGCAAGGGCGGGCACGCCGCCTATCCCCACCAGGCGGTGGATCCCATTGTGCTGGCCTCGCAGGTGGTGGGACAACTGCAGACCATCGTGAGCCGCAACGTGCGTCCCACCGAGGCCGCCGTGGTGACGGTGGGTTCCATCCACGGGGGCACCGCTTTCAACATCATCCCCGAGAAAGTGACCCTGGAAGGTACGGTGCGCACCTTTTCGGCCGATACGGCCGGCATGATCCGAAACCGCATTGAGTCCATCGTCAAAGGCGTGACCGAGTCGGCCGGCGCCCGCTACACTTTCGACTTCAACCACGGCTACCCGGCGGTAATGAATACTCCCTGGGCCACCGAAGAGCTGCGGGGCGCCGCCGCGGAGCTGCTGGGCGAGGAGAAGGTGAAGAGGATGGACGATCCCATTATGGCCGGCGAAGATTTCGCCTTCTACCAGCAGCACTTTCCGGGGGTCTTCTTCCTGCTGGGAAGCGGACACGAGCGCTCCGGCAGCACCTGGTCCTGGCACCACCCGCGCTACAACGTCGATGAGGCGTGCTTCCGCACCGGGGCCGCCCTTATGGCCGGCCTGGTCTTCCGCCCCCTCGCCCCGACCAACTGA
- the mutS gene encoding DNA mismatch repair protein MutS, translating into MSPKNKSLTPLMQQYHAIKEEHEGAILLFRVGDFYETFADDAETVSEELGITLTKRNNGSDQTLLAGFPYHALDTYLPKLVKLGHRVAICEQTEDPSEAKSAGRKVVQREVTEITTPGVTMSEKLLEHKRNNYAAAVHWSGGTVGVAFTDVSTGEFGLSETPKERLGDLLQSVTPSELLLPRRLKNSLPEGLEGYNVTYVEDWVYEGDYGYELLTDHFETHSLKGFGVEGMETAQVAAGALMHYVQETQKASLGHIRRLYAYEDDEYMSLDGSTKRNLELVTSLQEGGTEGTLISILDRTCTAMGGRMLRKWIMRPLKRLEPIVARLNAVEALNGDHEARENLREELDQVGDLERLISRICVGRTNARDLAALSSSLLRVPFVKEQFQGLDEPLLNDLRGRLPLLDELQELIEESIQEDPPASLRDGGIFRDGYNEELDELRDIARNGKQYIEKIKEELAAETGIGSLKIGYNKVFGYYIEVTNTHKEKVPDHFTRKQTLVNSERYITEELKEVEEKILSSEERSKTLEYELFEELRSQVAEYAEQVQQVARAVAELDCLQSFAEVAFRNNYCKPEMADDQVVDITKGRHPVVEKTLPPGEPFIPNDIHLENEDEQILIITGPNMAGKSIILRQTGLIVLLAQVGCFVPAKKAHIGLVDKIFTRVGASDNLAAGESTFLVEMNEAANILNNATRNSLILLDEVGRGTSTFDGLSIAWALAEYLHNQPSVAAKTLFATHYHELNELENLYEHIKNYNVQVKEHEGKVIFLRKLVPGGTDHSYGIQVADMAGLPSIVIERAREILGNLESHSLDLTDSAGTLKEGGENGKAAAAARQAAARKAAQQMDKQEQIEQMSLFQAELDPRIEQLMDKLEACDPNRMTPIESLMLLTELKKMVDKKG; encoded by the coding sequence ATGAGTCCCAAGAACAAGTCTTTAACCCCCCTGATGCAGCAGTATCACGCCATCAAGGAGGAGCACGAGGGGGCTATTCTGCTCTTCCGGGTAGGAGATTTCTACGAGACCTTCGCCGACGACGCCGAAACGGTGAGCGAGGAGCTGGGCATCACCCTCACCAAGCGCAACAACGGCAGCGACCAGACCCTGCTGGCGGGCTTTCCCTACCACGCCCTCGACACCTATCTCCCCAAGCTGGTCAAGCTGGGACACCGGGTGGCCATCTGCGAGCAGACGGAGGACCCCTCCGAGGCGAAGAGTGCCGGCCGCAAGGTGGTGCAGCGGGAGGTGACCGAGATCACCACTCCCGGCGTCACCATGTCGGAGAAACTGCTCGAGCACAAACGCAACAACTACGCCGCCGCGGTGCACTGGTCGGGCGGCACGGTCGGGGTGGCCTTCACCGATGTCTCCACGGGGGAGTTCGGCCTGTCGGAAACCCCCAAAGAGCGGTTGGGCGACCTGCTGCAGTCTGTCACCCCCTCGGAGCTGCTGCTCCCCCGCAGGCTCAAGAACAGTCTGCCGGAGGGACTGGAGGGCTACAACGTCACCTATGTCGAAGACTGGGTCTACGAGGGCGACTACGGCTACGAGCTGCTCACAGATCACTTCGAGACTCACTCCCTGAAGGGTTTCGGCGTGGAGGGTATGGAGACCGCACAGGTGGCCGCCGGCGCGCTCATGCACTACGTCCAGGAGACCCAGAAGGCTTCGCTGGGACACATCCGACGGCTCTATGCCTACGAGGACGATGAGTACATGTCCCTGGACGGCTCCACCAAGCGTAACCTGGAGCTGGTCACCAGCCTGCAGGAGGGAGGCACCGAAGGCACGCTCATCTCCATCCTCGACCGCACATGCACGGCCATGGGCGGCCGCATGCTGCGCAAGTGGATCATGCGTCCCCTCAAGCGCCTCGAGCCCATCGTGGCACGCCTCAACGCCGTGGAAGCGCTGAACGGGGACCACGAGGCGCGGGAGAACCTTCGGGAGGAACTGGATCAGGTGGGTGACCTGGAACGGCTCATCTCCCGCATCTGCGTGGGACGCACGAACGCCCGCGACCTGGCGGCGCTCAGCAGTTCGCTGCTGCGCGTGCCCTTCGTGAAGGAGCAGTTCCAGGGGCTGGACGAGCCCCTGCTGAACGACCTGCGCGGGCGTCTTCCCCTGCTGGACGAGCTGCAGGAGCTGATCGAGGAGTCCATACAGGAGGATCCCCCCGCCAGTCTGCGCGACGGCGGCATCTTCCGGGACGGCTACAACGAGGAGCTGGACGAGCTGCGCGACATCGCCCGCAACGGCAAGCAGTACATCGAAAAGATCAAGGAGGAGCTGGCCGCGGAAACCGGCATCGGCTCGCTCAAGATCGGCTACAACAAGGTCTTCGGCTACTACATCGAGGTCACCAATACCCACAAGGAGAAGGTGCCCGACCACTTCACGCGCAAGCAGACCCTGGTCAACTCCGAGCGCTACATTACCGAGGAGCTGAAGGAGGTGGAGGAGAAGATCCTCTCCAGCGAGGAGCGCAGCAAAACCCTGGAGTACGAGCTCTTCGAGGAGCTTCGCAGCCAGGTGGCCGAATACGCCGAGCAGGTGCAGCAGGTGGCCCGAGCGGTGGCCGAGCTGGACTGCCTGCAGAGCTTTGCCGAGGTGGCCTTCCGCAACAACTACTGCAAGCCGGAGATGGCCGACGACCAGGTGGTCGATATCACCAAGGGGCGCCACCCGGTGGTGGAGAAGACCCTCCCGCCCGGTGAGCCCTTCATTCCCAACGACATCCACCTGGAGAACGAGGACGAGCAGATCCTGATCATCACCGGTCCCAACATGGCCGGCAAAAGCATTATTTTACGACAAACCGGCCTCATTGTGCTGCTGGCGCAGGTCGGCTGCTTCGTGCCCGCCAAAAAGGCGCACATCGGACTGGTGGACAAGATCTTCACCCGCGTGGGCGCCTCCGACAACCTGGCCGCCGGGGAGAGCACCTTTCTGGTGGAGATGAACGAGGCGGCCAACATCCTCAACAACGCCACGCGCAATTCCCTCATTCTGCTGGACGAGGTGGGGCGGGGCACCAGCACCTTCGACGGGCTGAGCATCGCCTGGGCGCTGGCCGAGTACCTGCACAACCAGCCCTCGGTGGCCGCCAAGACCCTCTTTGCCACCCACTACCACGAGCTCAACGAGCTGGAGAACCTTTACGAGCATATTAAAAACTACAACGTGCAGGTGAAGGAGCACGAGGGCAAGGTGATCTTCCTGCGCAAGCTGGTGCCCGGCGGCACCGACCACAGCTACGGCATACAGGTGGCCGATATGGCCGGGCTTCCCTCCATCGTCATCGAGCGCGCCCGGGAGATCCTGGGGAACCTGGAGAGCCACAGTCTCGACCTGACCGACTCCGCCGGCACCCTCAAGGAGGGGGGCGAAAATGGCAAGGCCGCCGCCGCGGCCAGGCAGGCTGCGGCCCGTAAGGCGGCCCAACAAATGGACAAGCAGGAGCAGATCGAGCAGATGTCCCTCTTTCAGGCGGAGCTTGACCCCCGGATCGAGCAGCTCATGGACAAGCTGGAGGCCTGCGACCCCAACCGGATGACGCCCATCGAATCGCTCATGCTGCTCACCGAACTCAAGAAGATGGTGGATAAGAAGGGGTGA
- a CDS encoding GntR family transcriptional regulator — protein sequence MKTSAKYIADRIRLMIATKQFQVGETLPSTRELGQQLETSFHTVRKAYHILVDEGLVRGEQGRGFIVERQTTTLDKADRLEVGSEKMRRLLEELIGYGLDESEIDELFQEQLSFMDWPDRIETCATVGDTEELGGMLAEAIRREVGVRSKVLTANQYNETVKYDALFVPVQHIHTFRDFAETGRLLPIVYSVHPDTLLSIVDRAAIETIGLVAAEEKSIPKIIDELKTSIRFEGSFVAGASYGKSLPLFVRNTDLILYTSRSATLVEEKIPERRRIRVEYQIASKSADTIRAELWDQ from the coding sequence GTGAAAACCTCCGCCAAATATATCGCCGACCGCATCCGGCTGATGATCGCCACCAAGCAGTTCCAGGTGGGCGAGACGCTGCCCTCCACCCGCGAGCTGGGCCAGCAGCTGGAAACCAGCTTCCACACCGTTCGAAAGGCGTATCATATCCTGGTGGACGAGGGACTGGTCCGCGGGGAGCAGGGCCGCGGATTTATCGTGGAGCGCCAGACCACCACCCTCGACAAGGCCGACCGACTGGAGGTGGGCTCCGAAAAGATGCGCAGGCTGCTGGAGGAGCTGATCGGCTACGGGCTGGACGAATCTGAAATTGACGAGCTCTTCCAGGAGCAGCTCAGCTTCATGGACTGGCCCGACCGCATCGAGACCTGCGCCACCGTGGGGGATACCGAGGAGCTGGGGGGCATGCTGGCCGAGGCCATCCGCCGCGAGGTGGGGGTGCGTTCGAAGGTGCTCACGGCCAACCAGTACAACGAGACGGTCAAGTACGACGCCCTCTTTGTGCCGGTGCAGCACATCCATACCTTCCGGGACTTTGCGGAGACCGGCCGCCTGCTGCCCATTGTCTATTCGGTGCACCCCGACACCCTGCTTTCCATCGTGGACCGCGCCGCCATCGAGACCATCGGCCTGGTGGCGGCCGAGGAGAAGAGCATTCCCAAGATCATCGACGAGCTCAAGACCAGCATCCGTTTCGAGGGCTCCTTCGTGGCCGGGGCCTCCTACGGGAAGTCCCTGCCGCTCTTCGTGCGCAACACCGATCTTATACTGTATACTTCCCGGAGCGCCACCCTGGTGGAGGAGAAGATTCCCGAGCGGCGGCGGATCAGGGTGGAGTACCAGATCGCCTCCAAGAGCGCCGATACCATCCGGGCGGAGCTGTGGGACCAGTAG
- a CDS encoding serine hydrolase domain-containing protein, with protein sequence MITRRTPSLLTLTLLLALVLAPAFVPPASAQHYPADLPALDERYEAAATRAHALIDSMMADQNIPGVQVAVSVAGATAWSEGFGWADVEQRVPVWPYTRMRIGSVSKTITSAALGKLMEAGRLDLDLPVQEYVPYFPEKEKDTITTRLVAGHLAGIRHYRGDEFMSDEHYPTVREGITIFREDTLLFEPGSDYSYSSYGWNLVSAVIEGASGRPYLDYMRSEVLDPLGMQQTVADYTTPIIHHRTAYYAQNEEGQLQNAPYVDNSYKWAGGGYLGTAEDLLIFGQAMMGDRFLTRTTVEELWRPMQTSDGESTGYGIGWSSGEDEQGRPWVGHSGGSVGGTTQFVVFPEQQVVVAIIANMGGVGYGDIHRRIAALFME encoded by the coding sequence ATGATTACCCGTCGTACTCCTTCGCTTCTGACGCTCACTCTCCTGCTGGCCCTGGTTCTCGCTCCTGCTTTCGTACCGCCTGCCTCCGCCCAGCACTACCCGGCCGACCTGCCGGCGCTGGACGAAAGGTACGAGGCGGCCGCCACCCGGGCGCACGCCCTCATCGACTCCATGATGGCCGACCAGAACATCCCCGGGGTGCAGGTGGCCGTATCGGTGGCCGGCGCCACCGCCTGGTCGGAGGGCTTCGGATGGGCCGACGTGGAACAGCGCGTGCCGGTCTGGCCCTATACGCGCATGCGCATTGGTAGTGTCTCCAAGACCATCACCTCCGCCGCGCTTGGCAAGCTTATGGAGGCGGGCCGCCTCGACCTGGATCTTCCCGTGCAGGAGTATGTCCCCTATTTCCCGGAAAAGGAGAAGGATACGATCACCACACGCCTGGTAGCGGGACACCTGGCGGGCATCCGCCACTACCGGGGCGATGAATTCATGAGCGACGAGCACTATCCCACGGTGCGCGAGGGCATTACGATTTTCCGCGAGGACACCCTGCTCTTTGAGCCCGGCAGCGACTACAGCTACAGCAGCTACGGCTGGAACCTGGTGAGCGCGGTCATCGAAGGAGCCTCCGGCCGCCCCTACCTGGACTACATGCGCAGCGAGGTGCTGGACCCCCTGGGCATGCAGCAAACCGTAGCCGACTACACCACCCCCATCATTCACCACCGTACGGCCTACTATGCGCAGAACGAGGAGGGACAGCTTCAGAACGCCCCCTACGTGGATAACTCCTACAAGTGGGCCGGGGGCGGCTACCTGGGCACGGCGGAGGACCTGCTGATCTTCGGCCAGGCGATGATGGGTGACCGCTTTCTGACGCGCACCACCGTGGAAGAGCTCTGGCGTCCCATGCAGACCTCCGACGGGGAGTCCACCGGCTACGGCATCGGCTGGAGCAGCGGCGAGGACGAACAGGGTCGCCCCTGGGTGGGACACAGCGGCGGCTCGGTGGGCGGCACCACGCAGTTCGTGGTCTTCCCCGAACAGCAGGTGGTGGTGGCCATCATTGCGAACATGGGCGGCGTGGGCTACGGCGACATCCACCGCCGCATCGCGGCGCTGTTTATGGAGTAG
- a CDS encoding DUF4097 family beta strand repeat-containing protein — MKNRFTSWEIVLAGLALTSVALFLMARAGDNESVSQANVSQVPGHPEAPEVPHPNMPGAVVIDLERLESLRSLGNLENLRNLGNIENLDIRLENLEALMESESEEATVRTLEELRKHLEEAGKANFRVQLQNRKLFINRNYNVEQANWTEVSPGVYVFRQTLDTENVRRLELLIGFGNLTIVGSENGGGELTLKATGDIPGAQVLAEQLTVERSEGSEGNAIRVTGAEGSDLRNRINLNATLTVPRSLALQAITRGGHINASNLEGNHSFETSAGHVNLSAVSGSTVVRSSGGHIIGELLSGEADLKTTGGHIRVSDFDGSLVAQTGGGHIDMQSLSGQVEARTSGGNINASMASAGGPLSFTTSAGNLTLVLPSGVQADIQADGSQVTLAEGFAFDGTQTNGSLDGTLNGGGIPITLRCSFGNIVIRHE, encoded by the coding sequence ATGAAAAACCGATTCACATCCTGGGAGATTGTACTGGCCGGGCTGGCCCTCACCTCCGTGGCCCTATTCCTGATGGCCCGCGCCGGTGACAACGAAAGCGTATCCCAGGCGAACGTCTCCCAGGTACCCGGTCACCCCGAAGCCCCCGAAGTTCCCCATCCCAACATGCCCGGCGCGGTGGTCATCGACCTGGAGCGGCTGGAGAGTCTACGCAGCCTGGGCAACCTGGAGAACCTGCGAAACCTGGGCAATATCGAAAACCTGGACATCCGACTGGAGAACCTGGAAGCGCTCATGGAGTCGGAATCGGAGGAAGCCACCGTGCGGACCCTGGAAGAGCTGCGCAAGCATCTCGAGGAGGCAGGCAAAGCCAACTTCCGGGTGCAGCTCCAGAACCGCAAGCTCTTCATCAACCGCAACTACAACGTGGAGCAGGCCAACTGGACCGAAGTCTCCCCCGGCGTCTACGTCTTCCGCCAGACCCTGGACACCGAAAACGTCCGTCGCCTTGAGCTGCTCATCGGTTTCGGCAATCTCACCATCGTAGGCAGCGAGAACGGCGGCGGCGAGCTCACCCTGAAGGCCACCGGCGACATCCCGGGTGCACAGGTGCTGGCCGAACAGCTCACCGTCGAGCGCTCCGAAGGAAGCGAGGGCAATGCCATCCGTGTGACCGGGGCCGAAGGCTCCGATTTGCGCAACCGCATCAACCTCAACGCCACCCTTACCGTGCCCCGCAGCCTCGCCCTTCAGGCGATCACGCGGGGGGGACACATCAACGCCAGCAACCTGGAGGGCAATCACTCCTTCGAGACCTCGGCAGGCCATGTGAACCTGTCCGCCGTCTCCGGCAGCACGGTCGTGCGCTCCAGCGGGGGACATATCATCGGCGAACTTCTCTCCGGGGAGGCCGACCTGAAGACCACCGGGGGACACATCCGCGTATCCGATTTCGACGGCTCCCTGGTGGCCCAGACCGGCGGGGGACACATCGATATGCAGTCTCTCAGCGGACAGGTGGAGGCGCGCACCTCTGGCGGCAACATCAACGCTTCGATGGCCTCGGCCGGCGGGCCCCTCTCCTTTACCACCTCGGCAGGCAACCTCACCCTCGTACTTCCTTCCGGCGTACAGGCCGATATCCAGGCCGACGGATCACAGGTTACGCTTGCGGAGGGATTTGCCTTCGACGGCACGCAAACCAACGGCTCGCTGGACGGTACCCTCAACGGCGGCGGCATCCCCATCACCCTTCGCTGCTCCTTCGGCAACATCGTCATCCGGCATGAGTGA
- a CDS encoding FAD-dependent oxidoreductase, with amino-acid sequence MASFWEKESFLAPCDLIVVGAGIVGLSAALFYKRDHPDSRVIVLDKGAMPEGASTRNAGFACIGSISEHVADMQKESPENIGRRIVRRYRGLQLLRETLGDEAIGYEACGGCDFFTDREAFEHSLEHVEEFNAWLKELTGENQVYSEDTLNGYPVIRNRLEGALRPGRMMQHLVRRAAAEGIEIRWNSPVASVGEGEAVLEDGQCWSSSRVLVACNGFSRRLLPEVSVAPARGYVMVTDPQPDLPWRGIFHHDRGYVYFRSVDDRLLIGGARNIAMEEEETDRFGINKKIRSHLVSFVNEHLLPGQDWSVEYEWSGIMGFTPTKTPEIRQVRPGVHVAAGLSGMGIAIGMEIARQAAGELD; translated from the coding sequence ATGGCGTCATTCTGGGAAAAAGAGTCCTTTCTGGCACCCTGCGACCTGATCGTGGTAGGGGCGGGTATCGTAGGACTTTCAGCCGCTCTCTTCTACAAGCGCGACCATCCCGACAGCCGGGTGATCGTGCTGGACAAGGGGGCCATGCCGGAGGGCGCGAGCACGCGAAACGCCGGCTTCGCCTGCATCGGCTCCATTTCGGAGCACGTGGCGGACATGCAGAAGGAAAGCCCTGAAAACATCGGCCGCCGTATTGTGCGCCGCTACCGCGGTCTGCAGCTGCTTCGCGAGACGCTCGGTGATGAGGCCATAGGCTATGAAGCCTGCGGGGGATGCGATTTTTTTACCGACCGGGAGGCTTTTGAGCATTCCCTTGAGCACGTCGAGGAATTTAACGCATGGCTGAAGGAGCTTACGGGCGAGAATCAGGTCTACAGCGAAGACACCCTGAACGGCTACCCGGTCATCCGCAACAGGCTGGAGGGGGCGCTGCGGCCGGGGCGCATGATGCAGCACCTGGTCCGGCGAGCCGCCGCCGAGGGCATCGAGATCAGGTGGAACAGCCCGGTCGCCTCCGTCGGGGAGGGTGAGGCGGTGCTGGAGGACGGCCAGTGCTGGTCCTCGTCCCGGGTGCTGGTGGCCTGCAACGGCTTCAGCCGACGTCTCCTGCCCGAGGTTTCCGTGGCGCCGGCCCGGGGATACGTGATGGTGACCGACCCGCAGCCGGATTTGCCCTGGCGCGGCATTTTTCACCACGACCGCGGCTACGTCTATTTCCGCAGCGTGGACGACCGGCTGCTCATAGGCGGCGCGCGAAATATCGCCATGGAGGAGGAAGAGACAGACCGCTTCGGGATCAACAAAAAAATTCGCTCGCACCTGGTCTCTTTCGTGAACGAGCATCTGCTGCCCGGTCAGGACTGGTCGGTGGAGTACGAGTGGTCGGGCATTATGGGATTCACCCCCACCAAAACCCCCGAAATTCGACAGGTCCGCCCCGGGGTGCACGTGGCGGCCGGACTCAGCGGCATGGGCATCGCCATCGGCATGGAGATCGCACGGCAGGCGGCCGGTGAGCTGGACTAG
- a CDS encoding MnmC family methyltransferase encodes MRGIRRRADFIFHDPFSPDVNPELWTGEVFSKLLAWSAPSAVLATYCAASAARGAMCWAGWKVARAPGALGKREMSLASPDASMLEGFERVNEERLAARYEAGDF; translated from the coding sequence ATGAGGGGCATCCGGCGCCGGGCCGATTTCATCTTCCACGATCCCTTCTCTCCCGACGTGAACCCGGAACTGTGGACCGGCGAAGTGTTCAGCAAGCTGCTTGCCTGGAGCGCCCCTTCGGCCGTGCTGGCTACCTACTGCGCCGCCTCGGCGGCCCGCGGCGCCATGTGCTGGGCCGGCTGGAAAGTGGCTCGTGCGCCCGGGGCCCTGGGCAAGCGCGAGATGAGCCTCGCCTCCCCCGATGCCTCCATGCTGGAGGGTTTCGAAAGGGTCAACGAAGAGCGCCTGGCCGCGCGCTACGAGGCAGGAGATTTCTGA
- a CDS encoding AAA domain-containing protein has product MTDSIKKLLTRSIEAVESEIDTVREKPSRDVLFGGRRREHHPPGVFYYVFETRNTSLRFAEEIRGELEGYDEELTLYSVEHGEREVVLEFPHNLGETIEKISLEWENDFVLRKLRGELEYLSENEEAQERIGRLFSPDPEQHAGEGEVRVLDDSSRNEAQSEALRKALSNRVLYVWGPPGTGKTSTLGFIMANYLVKGKKVLFASNTNRAVDVGLLSVLDALEAVERDHLLDRICRFGEVALDDRRLEEVHFDAQLEREEERRKGEAGELSGLLDEFLNLQKEIDNLMEHGEEVPKVLDDRIDALGEQLEEYGGAEALEEKLERMLKVSEREELEKRELVATTLAKVCTSELFHGLHFDAVVVDEASMANLPYLMVLASKSRSHIVVVGDPMQLPPIALTDEPEARDFLEEDIFTWVSGAGRAEELFDWHDRNRPLTSFFDVQYRMNRDLAEVLSSVFYEGRLKTAGAAGEEAAGSGEDEAPTVNVVDTRRYGPELRQKDEGRGFSPVNEVHMALVQKLLKRLVLKHHVPVEEIGVIVPFRSTVYDLRRELYAEGLDQVEVGTIHTFQGREKKVILFDTVMSGEWEHGRRRHYSVRPFDEEKNGLAVPRLLNVAFSRSKERLVIIADMDHIYRMYHKKYLGRLLARFLELENNRKSS; this is encoded by the coding sequence ATGACCGATAGCATCAAAAAACTGCTGACGCGCTCCATCGAGGCGGTAGAGTCTGAGATCGACACCGTGCGCGAGAAGCCCTCCCGCGACGTGCTCTTCGGGGGACGCCGGCGGGAGCACCATCCGCCCGGGGTATTCTACTACGTCTTTGAAACGCGCAACACCTCCCTGCGCTTCGCAGAGGAGATCCGCGGCGAGCTGGAGGGCTACGACGAGGAGCTGACGCTCTATTCGGTGGAGCACGGGGAGCGCGAGGTCGTTCTTGAATTTCCCCACAACCTGGGTGAGACCATCGAGAAGATCAGCCTGGAGTGGGAGAACGATTTCGTGCTGCGCAAGCTGCGGGGGGAGCTGGAGTACCTGTCGGAGAACGAGGAGGCGCAGGAGCGCATAGGCCGCCTTTTTTCACCCGACCCGGAGCAGCACGCGGGTGAGGGCGAGGTGCGGGTGCTGGACGACAGCAGCCGCAACGAAGCCCAGTCGGAGGCCCTCCGCAAGGCCCTCAGCAACCGCGTGCTCTACGTCTGGGGTCCGCCGGGCACCGGCAAGACCTCCACGCTGGGATTTATCATGGCCAACTACCTGGTCAAGGGCAAAAAGGTGCTCTTCGCCTCCAACACCAACCGGGCGGTGGACGTGGGTCTGCTAAGCGTCCTCGACGCCCTGGAGGCCGTGGAGCGGGACCATCTCTTGGACCGCATCTGCCGTTTCGGGGAGGTGGCCCTGGATGACCGCCGCCTGGAGGAGGTCCACTTTGACGCCCAGCTGGAGCGGGAGGAGGAGCGCCGAAAGGGGGAGGCGGGCGAACTGAGCGGGCTTCTGGACGAATTCCTCAACCTGCAGAAGGAGATCGACAACCTGATGGAGCACGGGGAGGAGGTGCCGAAGGTGCTCGACGACCGCATCGACGCGCTGGGTGAGCAGCTGGAGGAGTACGGGGGGGCTGAGGCCCTGGAGGAGAAGCTGGAGCGCATGCTGAAGGTCAGCGAACGCGAAGAACTGGAAAAACGCGAGCTGGTGGCTACCACCCTGGCCAAGGTCTGCACCTCGGAGTTGTTTCACGGGCTTCATTTCGACGCCGTGGTGGTGGACGAGGCCTCCATGGCCAACCTGCCCTATCTCATGGTGCTGGCCTCCAAGTCGCGCAGCCACATCGTGGTGGTGGGCGATCCCATGCAGCTGCCCCCCATCGCGCTGACGGACGAGCCGGAGGCACGCGATTTCCTGGAAGAGGATATTTTTACCTGGGTCTCGGGCGCCGGGAGGGCCGAGGAGCTGTTCGACTGGCACGACCGCAACCGTCCGCTGACCTCCTTTTTCGACGTGCAGTACCGGATGAACCGCGACCTTGCGGAGGTGCTCAGTAGCGTCTTCTACGAGGGGCGCCTCAAGACGGCCGGTGCGGCGGGGGAGGAAGCCGCCGGCAGCGGGGAGGATGAGGCTCCCACCGTGAATGTGGTGGACACCCGGCGCTACGGGCCGGAGCTGCGGCAGAAGGACGAGGGTCGGGGCTTCAGTCCCGTCAACGAGGTGCATATGGCCCTGGTGCAGAAACTGCTCAAGCGCCTGGTGCTGAAACATCACGTGCCGGTGGAGGAGATCGGGGTGATCGTGCCTTTCCGCAGCACGGTGTACGACCTGCGCAGGGAGCTCTATGCCGAAGGACTGGACCAGGTGGAGGTGGGCACCATCCACACTTTCCAGGGACGCGAAAAGAAGGTGATCCTTTTCGACACGGTGATGAGCGGGGAGTGGGAGCACGGGCGCCGGCGGCACTACTCGGTACGCCCCTTCGATGAGGAGAAGAACGGGCTGGCCGTACCCCGCCTGCTCAACGTGGCCTTTTCCCGCAGCAAGGAGCGGCTTGTAATTATCGCCGACATGGACCACATTTACCGCATGTACCACAAAAAGTACCTGGGACGCCTCCTCGCGCGTTTCCTCGAACTCGAAAACAACCGGAAGAGCTCATGA